The Neovison vison isolate M4711 chromosome 13, ASM_NN_V1, whole genome shotgun sequence genome includes a region encoding these proteins:
- the BAG5 gene encoding BAG family molecular chaperone regulator 5 isoform X1, with translation MSCCCTSTKAPSSCQQPGPSACKTEHNKSMDMGNQHPAISRLQEIQKEVKSIEQQVIGFSGLSDDKNYKKLERFLTKQLFEIDSVDTEGKGDIQQARKRAAQETERLLKELEQNANHPHRIEIENIFKEAQSLVKEKIVPFYSGGNRVADEFEEGIQDIILRLTHVKTGGKISLRKARYHTLTKICAVQEIIEDCVKKQPSLPLSEDAHPSVAKINSVMCEVNKARGTLIALLMGVNSNETCRHLSCVLSGLIADLDALDVCGRTEIRNYRREVVEDINKLLKYLDLEEEADTTYAFDLGQNHSILKIEKVLKRMREIKNELLQAQNPPELYLSSKMELQGLIGQLDEVSLEKNPCIREARRRAVIEVQTLITYIDLKEALEKRKTLACEEHPSHKAVWDILGNLSEIQGEVLSFDGNRTDKNYIRLEELLTKQLLALDAVDPQGEEKCKAARKQAVKLAQNILSYLDLKSDEWEY, from the exons ATGAGCTGCTGTTGTACATCGACTAAGGCGCCCAGCTCCTGCCAACAGCCAGGGCCGAG tgctTGTAAAACCGAACACAACAAAAGTATGGATATGGGAAACCAACATCCTGCTATCAGTAGGCTTCAGGAAATCCAAAAGGAAGTAAAAAGCATAGAACAGCAAGTAATTGGCTTCAGTGGTCTATCAGATGACAAGAATTACAAGAAACTGGAGAGGTTTCTAACGAAACAACTTTTCGAAATAGATTCTGTAGATACTGAAGGAAAAGGAGATATTCAACAAGCGAGGAAGAGGGCAGCCCAAGAGACAGAGCGTCTTctcaaggagctggagcagaACGCAAACCACCCCCACCGGATCGAAATAGAGAACATCTTTAAAGAAGCCCAGTCCCTGGTGAAGGAGAAGATTGTGCCCTTTTACAGTGGGGGCAACCGTGTGGCTGACGAATTTGAAGAAGGCATCCAGGATATCATCCTGAGGCTGACACACGTCAAAACCGGAGGGAAGATCTCCTTGCGGAAAGCGAGGTATCACACCTTAACCAAAATCTGCGCGGTGCAGGAGATCATCGAAGACTGCGTAAAGAAGCAGCCTTCTCTGCCGCTCTCCGAGGATGCCCATCCTTCCGTCGCCAAAATCAACTCGGTGATGTGTGAGGTGAACAAGGCCAGGGGCACCCTGATCGCGCTGCTCATGGGCGTGAACAGTAACGAGACCTGCAGGCACCTCTCCTGTGTGCTCTCGGGCCTGATCGCCGACCTGGACGCGCTGGACGTGTGCGGGCGGACGGAAATCAGGAACTACCGGCGCGAGGTGGTGGAAGATATCAACAAATTACTGAAATATTTGGATTTGGAAGAGGAAGCAGATACTACTTACGCGTTCGACCTGGGACAGaatcattccattttaaaaatagaaaaggtcctcaagagaatgagagaaataaaaaatgaacttctTCAAGCACAGAATCCTCCTGAGTTGTACCTGAGCTCCAAGATGGAATTGCAGGGTCTGATCGGGCAGTTGGATGAGGTCAGTCTCGAGAAAAACCCTTGCATCCGGGAGGCTCGGAGGAGGGCGGTCATTGAGGTGCaaaccctgataacctacattgACCTGAAGGAGGCCCTGGAGAAGAGGAAGACGCTGGCTTGCGAGGAGCACCCGTCCCATAAAGCGGTCTGGGACATCCTGGGCAACTTGTCCGAGATCCAGGGTGAAGTTCTCTCATTTGATGGGAACCGAACCGATAAGAACTACATCCGGCTGGAAGAGCTGCTCACGAAGCAGCTGCTGGCCCTGGACGCCGTGGACCCGCAAGGAGAAGAGAAGTGTAAGGCCGCCAGGAAGCAGGCGGTGAAGCTCGCCCAGAACATCCTCAGCTATCTGGACCTGAAGTCGGACGAGTGGGAGTACTAG
- the BAG5 gene encoding BAG family molecular chaperone regulator 5 isoform X2, protein MDMGNQHPAISRLQEIQKEVKSIEQQVIGFSGLSDDKNYKKLERFLTKQLFEIDSVDTEGKGDIQQARKRAAQETERLLKELEQNANHPHRIEIENIFKEAQSLVKEKIVPFYSGGNRVADEFEEGIQDIILRLTHVKTGGKISLRKARYHTLTKICAVQEIIEDCVKKQPSLPLSEDAHPSVAKINSVMCEVNKARGTLIALLMGVNSNETCRHLSCVLSGLIADLDALDVCGRTEIRNYRREVVEDINKLLKYLDLEEEADTTYAFDLGQNHSILKIEKVLKRMREIKNELLQAQNPPELYLSSKMELQGLIGQLDEVSLEKNPCIREARRRAVIEVQTLITYIDLKEALEKRKTLACEEHPSHKAVWDILGNLSEIQGEVLSFDGNRTDKNYIRLEELLTKQLLALDAVDPQGEEKCKAARKQAVKLAQNILSYLDLKSDEWEY, encoded by the coding sequence ATGGATATGGGAAACCAACATCCTGCTATCAGTAGGCTTCAGGAAATCCAAAAGGAAGTAAAAAGCATAGAACAGCAAGTAATTGGCTTCAGTGGTCTATCAGATGACAAGAATTACAAGAAACTGGAGAGGTTTCTAACGAAACAACTTTTCGAAATAGATTCTGTAGATACTGAAGGAAAAGGAGATATTCAACAAGCGAGGAAGAGGGCAGCCCAAGAGACAGAGCGTCTTctcaaggagctggagcagaACGCAAACCACCCCCACCGGATCGAAATAGAGAACATCTTTAAAGAAGCCCAGTCCCTGGTGAAGGAGAAGATTGTGCCCTTTTACAGTGGGGGCAACCGTGTGGCTGACGAATTTGAAGAAGGCATCCAGGATATCATCCTGAGGCTGACACACGTCAAAACCGGAGGGAAGATCTCCTTGCGGAAAGCGAGGTATCACACCTTAACCAAAATCTGCGCGGTGCAGGAGATCATCGAAGACTGCGTAAAGAAGCAGCCTTCTCTGCCGCTCTCCGAGGATGCCCATCCTTCCGTCGCCAAAATCAACTCGGTGATGTGTGAGGTGAACAAGGCCAGGGGCACCCTGATCGCGCTGCTCATGGGCGTGAACAGTAACGAGACCTGCAGGCACCTCTCCTGTGTGCTCTCGGGCCTGATCGCCGACCTGGACGCGCTGGACGTGTGCGGGCGGACGGAAATCAGGAACTACCGGCGCGAGGTGGTGGAAGATATCAACAAATTACTGAAATATTTGGATTTGGAAGAGGAAGCAGATACTACTTACGCGTTCGACCTGGGACAGaatcattccattttaaaaatagaaaaggtcctcaagagaatgagagaaataaaaaatgaacttctTCAAGCACAGAATCCTCCTGAGTTGTACCTGAGCTCCAAGATGGAATTGCAGGGTCTGATCGGGCAGTTGGATGAGGTCAGTCTCGAGAAAAACCCTTGCATCCGGGAGGCTCGGAGGAGGGCGGTCATTGAGGTGCaaaccctgataacctacattgACCTGAAGGAGGCCCTGGAGAAGAGGAAGACGCTGGCTTGCGAGGAGCACCCGTCCCATAAAGCGGTCTGGGACATCCTGGGCAACTTGTCCGAGATCCAGGGTGAAGTTCTCTCATTTGATGGGAACCGAACCGATAAGAACTACATCCGGCTGGAAGAGCTGCTCACGAAGCAGCTGCTGGCCCTGGACGCCGTGGACCCGCAAGGAGAAGAGAAGTGTAAGGCCGCCAGGAAGCAGGCGGTGAAGCTCGCCCAGAACATCCTCAGCTATCTGGACCTGAAGTCGGACGAGTGGGAGTACTAG
- the TRMT61A gene encoding tRNA (adenine(58)-N(1))-methyltransferase catalytic subunit TRMT61A, whose translation MSFVAYEELIKEGDTAILSLGHGAMVAVRVQRGAQTQTRHGVLRHSVDLIGRPFGSKVTCGRGGWVYVLHPTPELWTLNLPHRTQILYSTDIALLTMMLELRPGSVVCESGTGSGSVSHAIIRTIAPTGHLHTVEFHQQRAEKAREEFQEHRVGRWVTVRNHDVCRSGFGVTQVADAVFLDIPSPWEAVGHAWDALKVEGGRFCSFSPCIEQVQRTCQALAARGFSELSTLEVLPQVFNVRTVSLPAPDLGAHPHPDVHPFRSGTPMKEAVGHTGYLTFATKTPG comes from the exons ATGAGCTTCGTGGCCTATGAGGAGCTGATCAAAGAGGGTGATACGGCCATCCTGTCGCTGGGCCATGGTGCCATGGTAGCAGTGCGCGTGCAGCGTGGGGCACAGACCCAGACCCGGCATGGTGTCCTGCGGCACTCCGTAGACCTCATCGGCCGCCCCTTCGGCTCCAAGGTGACCTGTGGCCGAGGTGGCTGGGTGTATGTGCTGCACCCCACGCCTGAGCTCTGGACCCTGAACCTGCCGCACCGCACACAGATCCTCTACTCCACCGACATTGCTCTGCTCACCATGATGCTGGAGCTCCGGCCTGGCTCTGTGGTCTGTGAATCCG GCACTGGCAGCGGCTCCGTGTCCCACGCCATCATCCGCACCATCGCGCCCACGGGCCACCTGCACACGGTGGAGTTCCACCAGCAGCGGGCAGAGAAGGCCCGGGAGGAGTTCCAGGAGCATCGGGTGGGCCGCTGGGTGACAGTGCGCAACCACGACGTGTGCCGCAGCGGCTTCGGCGTGACCCAGGTGGCAGATGCGGTTTTCCTGGACATCCCATCTCCTTGGGAGGCCGTGGGCCATGCCTGGGACGCCCTCAAGGTGGAAG GTGGGCGCTTCTGCTCCTTCTCGCCGTGCATCGAGCAAGTGCAGCGGACCTGCCAGGCGCTGGCCGCCCGCGGCTTCTCGGAGCTCAGCACGCTGGAGGTCCTGCCGCAGGTGTTCAACGTGCGCACGGTCAGCCTGCCCGCGCCCGACCTGGGGGCCCACCCGCACCCCGACGTGCACCCCTTCCGCAGCGGGACGCCCATGAAGGAGGCCGTGGGCCACACGGGCTACCTGACCTTCGCCACCAAGACCCCGGGCTAG